AACTTTAGAGTATAATTATCTTTTGCAAGAAAATATATTAACTGATTTTTTATACTCTTGTCATATTTACTCATAATAATCCTCCATAAATATTTTATGGTAATTTGACCCCCAGCAATTCTTGATGCAGATTAACTGCATAACCATCAGTCATACCAGAAATAAAGTCAGTTACTAAGATTAATCTATTATATAATGTTAAGTTCTCAAATTCAATAGTTGGTCTACCTTCCTTATCAATTTTTTGAATATGTCTAAAATTTTTAGAAATTAGATGAATTAACTTTTCATCCTTACTTTTTGTCTTTTTGTCTGATTTGACACGAGTAACCGCAGAAACAAATAAATTTAATAAATCGCTGATTACTTTATCGCCTACTAATTCCAAAGTTAAAACTTCTTTATTAGAAAATACTTCTTCCATGGCAATTTTCTTTAGATATTCTGCTAGTCTTCTTACTTTTGAAACAAAAATAAGTTCTGCTTCAAACTTACAATTCATTATCTCATCATAATGTTCTTTAAATGCCTCTACTACACTAAGAAACATAAGCCCTTGGGCTCGAACCTTAAAATTTTGAACATCTATTACATTTTTATCTGGTACTTGATTTTCTATTGCTTTTTGCCTATAAATTTCTAATTCGTTAAACAAACTTGGAAATTCCTTCTCCAACTCCTTTTTCATCCTTTGGTATATATTCTCCCAATCGATTACACCTTTTTTGACAGCATCTTCTATATCTGCAGTTAAATATGCCATATCATCAGCGGCCTCTACTAAAAAGGTTGCTGGATGACGGCAGCCATCTATTCCTACATGTTCTCTTATCTCATTGAAAAGATCTTCTTCTGCTTGAAAATATCCAAATTTTTTCTTCTTTTTAGCCTGTTCACTATTAGATGCCCAAGGGTATTTCATTAATGTAGCTAAAGTTGCATATGTGAAATTTGCACCATATTGATCATTTAAAAATTGTAATCTTGATAAAATTCTTAACGCTTGAGCATTACCTTCAAATAATAAAAAATCTTGTTCTTGTTGTTCTGTAAGCTTCCCAAATTCTACTTCAGCATTTCTATATTCTGGTGTAGAAAACCACTTTTTAAACCAATTTCTAATAATGTCTTCTCCATAATGTCCAAAAGGAGGGTTTCCCAAGTCATGTACCAAACTAGATACTTCTACTAAAGATGCAAGTTGCTTAACTTCTTTAAAGTCTTTGAAAACTTGCTTTTCTGTAAGCAACCATTCTCCAATACTCCATGCTATTGATCTACCTAAAGATGCAACTTCTAATGAGTGCGTTAATCGGGTTCTAGTAAAATCATTTCTTTGTAAAGGAAACACTTGTGCCTTATCTTGTAATCTTCTTAATGAAGATGAGTAAATAATACGTTCATAATCTTTATCGAATTCGTTTCTGTGAGGTAAGTCTTCTGTTGTAGTTTCTCTCAGTCTTTTTGAACATAATAATTTTTCCCAATTTAACAAAATAATCTCTCCCAATCAATAAATTAAATAATTTTGATATATCTATTTAATTCTAGAAATTTCATCAAAATCCTTCAAGAAATATCCCATAAAATGAGGATGTATACAAAACTGCATTTACCTATGATACTTTTCATCATATTACATTACAAACTTTTAATAGTTTCTTTTTCACCCATCTCTTTCTATGTCTTATTTATATATTAGTCGTGAATAAATTTTATATTTTCATAATAAGTTTAATTACTATTCTTTTCCACTTTCTTTCACAAAGAATAATTCTTATTCTCACAAAATTGCTCCTAAATTTTCTCCTCTTTACTAACCGTACACAACATCAAAGGAATCCCACATTTAGTCCAAATAGGAATATTGACTTCGTTACTTTCATCATTTCCTTTTCCCTTACTCTCTTCTATATTTTTATAAATTTGCCCTTCTAAATTACTCAAAAATCTCAGCACTTCACTTTTCTTCTTATAGCAAATACTTTTCTTAGATCTACCCTTTAGACAAATTGTTTATATAATAAACCGCTCACTCATTGCACATGCACACATAATCACATGTTCTATATGCCTTTATAAACTTATCTATAACAATTAGTATATATTTGATTTTAAAACTCCTATCACTACACCATTAATGTATACATCTGTCTTCTTCATTTGGATCGGTTCATAATTTGAGTTTTCCGGAATCAGAAGGACGTAATCTCCCATACTCATGAATTTCTTGAGGGTTGCATTTTCATCTATGGTGGCAACTACGATATCCATATTATTCGCTGTATTTTGTTTATGCACTATGACATAATCGCCATACTCTATGCCTACTCCCTCCATGCTATCCCCTACGACTTTTAATGCGAAACACTCGTTTTGTCCTTGAAGCCATTCAGTAGGAAGGTTAAATGTGCCCCCCAGTTCTTCATAGGCAAGTTTAGGCACCCCTGCAACAATTTCTCCATATACATTCAGGTTTTCTAAAGAGTCAAATCTTAACTCGTCATTCTCACCTTCTCTACATATCATAATATCCTGTACACTGTCTCGATCTCTTGTTAGTTTATATCTTTGTTTGTGTTTCATATCAATGTAGGTATATATTTCTAAACTGGATGGAAGCATGGAGGAGTGGAAAGGTGGAATTTCATCTATTTCCCTTAATTCTTTATCGAGAATGATAAAATCATGTCCATCTGTTGCTATGCCATATTGACAAGTATGATTCACATTCATATAGGATTTAAGCTGTTCTAAGGCGTCCTTTATACCGTTTCCTGACGCCTTTGTCTCAATGAAAATGTAGGGTACTTTTTGATTGTTCTTATAGATATTTACTACGATATCCACAAAACCTGGTTTTGAAAAATTGTACACCTTATGTTCTATATCAATGAGTCTTTCTGGATAATTATATGTATTTATTAATTCTGAAATCATCCACTGCCTTACTTTTTCTTCATTGGAATAGATATCCGAAATTTTATTGGAATATCGGTAATGATCTATAAGGACAGGATAATATTTTTTTATCTTGGTCTCCATTCTCATTTTTAAATATTGTGGGTTGATTTCTCCTATAAATTTTGAAGGAGTATCACTACTTGTTAAATACAGTAATTCGTTTGCTCGGGTCATACCTACATATAGCAACTTTCTCTCACTTGTTTCCATTGCTTCAATATCTACAAAATCCCCTTGAATGTATGATGGAATGATATTTTGATTTAAGCCACAAATAATTACAACTTTAAATTCCAGGCCTTTGATTGAATGCATAGTCAATAGTTTAATTTTTTCGTCTTCAAAATCAGGATTTACTCTATCAATAACGCTGGCTTTGATTCCGTTTTGATTGAGATATTGTTCTATGTAAGTAAGCTGATTTTTAGTTTTCGCAATAATTGCGATTTCATTGGCTTTATACTCTTTAAGCAGTTTCTCTTTGATTTCTTTAGAGATATACTCTGCCTCATTCTTGCTATCGTTAAATCTTCGATAAACCGGATATTCTCCTTTTCTATCAATTAAAGAGGGTTTTACAAAATTCTCATCTTCCAAGATATTTTTATCTTTTTCCAGTAAGCTATAGGCTGCTTCTGCAATTTGAGTGGTTGTACGATAATTTTTGGTTAATGAATTACTTTTCCCAGTCATATTAAAACCAATGCTGCTAAAGCTTCTGCCTTTCACTAACCATGAATGAGGGTAGATGCTTTGAGCTGTATCTGCAACAAAACAAAAACTAGAATAATCTTTTTCCTGATACAAAGTTTTTAATAGTTCAATCTGAACTCTTGTCAAATCTTGACTTTCATCTACTATAATATGAGTAAATTTCTCAATTGCCTGCCTTTTCGCCTCTGTTAAAGCTATTAATGCCATAGTCTTACCGTCTACATATTTTTGTTCCATTAACTTTTGATCATATAATTTCATAAGTTCAAATATAATTCTTCTTGTATCAGAATTTTTTAATAAACGTTGAGGGCCTTCTCCTGTGCCGCTCATTCTTCCTAATCGATCAACGTTCTGATATTCTTCCAGCTCCATATAGTGACAAGACTTAATCCAGTCGATCTCATCGATCAAAAATTTCATATTCTTTTGATCTAAAATTTTCACATCAGGATTTTTCTTTTTTAATAACTCGATACATTGAAGCATGGTATTATAGGCAATTCTATTATCAAAAGTTACTTCACATTGAAATTTTGTTCTTTCTTGATATCTCTTAAAATAGGTGTAGAGCAGTTGGTCCAAGGTTGCAATTTTAATCTTTTTCTTTTGATCCCCGAATAATTCGTCAAAACTAAGCTGCTCTTCTAATTCAACTTTTGAATAGATGTATTTAATATAATTTATCAGGGTCCTGTTATAGGTTACCATGAGAATTTTGTCGTCTTCCCCATAACAATAATGATTTAGAAGGTAAGGTATTTTATGTACAGCAACAGTGGTTTTGCCACTGCCTGCAACACCTTTAATCAATATATGACCATTAGGCTTACTAAAAATTAAACGATTCTGTTCCATATTAAGCTTCAAGATACCATCTCCATTCATGTTAATAAATATCTCGATTTGATATTTTTATAAGAATAATATTATATTTTGTATTTTTTTGTATCTTTTCTATTAGTATAGATTATTTGAAATTATTTTACAATATCTATTATAGGGCTAAAAATAATTATGATAGTATAAAACCGCAAGTAATGATTCCAACTAATAGGAACCGTCACTTGCGGTTTGTATGATGCATAAGCTATATAACTGTTCTACGTATGCTGTAACTGTGGTTTCATATCAAAAACCAAATGAAGCATCAGAACTATCCCCTTGTTACACGTATATTTGTTTTCAGATTATAGGATTTCCTTTCCCTTTACTTGCTTGAAATAATGTCGATACGGTTTGTCCATACATATCCTCTAAAACCCTTTGGTATCTTCTCTAGCGATTCTATAGTATCAAATCCTTCTGACCACTTTCCATTTCCTTTTACAATGACTACCCTTGTATTTACCGATTCCATGCGCTCTATAAATTTATGTGGCCATCCCCATATATATTTTGCCCATCTAAGGGGGATATGAATTTCCATGTTATTCATTCCCTCCGGAACATATCCTGTCCATCCAAATAATTCATATTTTATAAATGCACTTTTTAGAAGTTTTATAGAGAACACTCTTATACTGC
The genomic region above belongs to Defluviitalea saccharophila and contains:
- a CDS encoding deoxyguanosinetriphosphate triphosphohydrolase encodes the protein MLNWEKLLCSKRLRETTTEDLPHRNEFDKDYERIIYSSSLRRLQDKAQVFPLQRNDFTRTRLTHSLEVASLGRSIAWSIGEWLLTEKQVFKDFKEVKQLASLVEVSSLVHDLGNPPFGHYGEDIIRNWFKKWFSTPEYRNAEVEFGKLTEQQEQDFLLFEGNAQALRILSRLQFLNDQYGANFTYATLATLMKYPWASNSEQAKKKKKFGYFQAEEDLFNEIREHVGIDGCRHPATFLVEAADDMAYLTADIEDAVKKGVIDWENIYQRMKKELEKEFPSLFNELEIYRQKAIENQVPDKNVIDVQNFKVRAQGLMFLSVVEAFKEHYDEIMNCKFEAELIFVSKVRRLAEYLKKIAMEEVFSNKEVLTLELVGDKVISDLLNLFVSAVTRVKSDKKTKSKDEKLIHLISKNFRHIQKIDKEGRPTIEFENLTLYNRLILVTDFISGMTDGYAVNLHQELLGVKLP
- the lexA gene encoding transcriptional repressor LexA gives rise to the protein MKLNMEQNRLIFSKPNGHILIKGVAGSGKTTVAVHKIPYLLNHYCYGEDDKILMVTYNRTLINYIKYIYSKVELEEQLSFDELFGDQKKKIKIATLDQLLYTYFKRYQERTKFQCEVTFDNRIAYNTMLQCIELLKKKNPDVKILDQKNMKFLIDEIDWIKSCHYMELEEYQNVDRLGRMSGTGEGPQRLLKNSDTRRIIFELMKLYDQKLMEQKYVDGKTMALIALTEAKRQAIEKFTHIIVDESQDLTRVQIELLKTLYQEKDYSSFCFVADTAQSIYPHSWLVKGRSFSSIGFNMTGKSNSLTKNYRTTTQIAEAAYSLLEKDKNILEDENFVKPSLIDRKGEYPVYRRFNDSKNEAEYISKEIKEKLLKEYKANEIAIIAKTKNQLTYIEQYLNQNGIKASVIDRVNPDFEDEKIKLLTMHSIKGLEFKVVIICGLNQNIIPSYIQGDFVDIEAMETSERKLLYVGMTRANELLYLTSSDTPSKFIGEINPQYLKMRMETKIKKYYPVLIDHYRYSNKISDIYSNEEKVRQWMISELINTYNYPERLIDIEHKVYNFSKPGFVDIVVNIYKNNQKVPYIFIETKASGNGIKDALEQLKSYMNVNHTCQYGIATDGHDFIILDKELREIDEIPPFHSSMLPSSLEIYTYIDMKHKQRYKLTRDRDSVQDIMICREGENDELRFDSLENLNVYGEIVAGVPKLAYEELGGTFNLPTEWLQGQNECFALKVVGDSMEGVGIEYGDYVIVHKQNTANNMDIVVATIDENATLKKFMSMGDYVLLIPENSNYEPIQMKKTDVYINGVVIGVLKSNIY